A window of Mangifera indica cultivar Alphonso chromosome 11, CATAS_Mindica_2.1, whole genome shotgun sequence contains these coding sequences:
- the LOC123228628 gene encoding threonylcarbamoyladenosine tRNA methylthiotransferase, producing MEDIEDLLLGNGGGGAAPGFRLPLNAVGVNPRKNNNKPKLTKLDHPLVSKVPGTQTIYIKTFGCSHNQSDSEYMAGQLSAFGYALIENPEEADLWLINTCTVKSPSQSAMDTLITKCKTAKKPLVVAGCVPQGSRDLKELEGVSIVGVQQIDRVVEVVEETLKGHEVRLLHRKTLPALDLPKVRKNKYVEIVPINVGCLGACTYCKTKHARGHLGSYTVDSLVSRVRSVIADGVKEIWLSSEDTGAYGRDIGVNLPILLNALVAALPPDGSTMLRIGMTNPPFILEHLKEIAEVLRHPCVYTFLHVPVQSGSDTVLIAMNREYTVSDFRTVVDTLTALVPGMQIATDIICGFPGETDEDFAQTVSLIKEYKFSQVHISQFYPRPGTPAARMKKVPSNMVKKRSRELTSLFEAFTPYNGMEGTLERIWITDFAADGIHLVGHTKGYVQVLVIAAVSMLGASAIVKITSVGRWSVFGEVIETLNQVDHKAASNERKSGQDRCSPCSNQDDSCASSNDPHCGTCGPESCGGEIALEASKVSRIDKMAEDHSSRNLMGWLLKKRINHVHKVENDIASESMKKQRIKGRIGDYGITGRAVFGGVLFSFVTIVAILLRLGFRTSPSQ from the exons ATGGAAGACATTGAAGATTTGTTGTTAGGTAATGGAGGCGGCGGTGCTGCTCCAGGTTTCAGGTTGCCCCTCAATGCTGTTGGAGTCAATCCCAGAAAGAATAACAACAAACCAAAACTCACCAAACTTGATCACCCTCTTGTTTCCAAAGTCCCTGGAACCCAG ACTATATATATCAAGACCTTCGGATGTTCGCATAACCAG AGTGACAGTGAATATATGGCTGGTCAGCTTTCAGCATTTGGTTATGCATTAATTGAGAATCCTGAGGAGGCAGACCTTTGGCTGATAAATAC ATGCACAGTAAAGTCTCCCAGCCAATCTGCCATGGACACTCTAATAACAAAGTGCAAAACTGCGAAAAAGCCCCTAGTGGTTGCTGGGTGTGTGCCACAAGGAAGCCGAGATTTAAAAGAACTAGAAGGGGTCAGTATAGTTGGAGTCCAACAAATCGATCGTGTTGTTGAAGTTGTTGAAGAGACTTTGAAAGGTCATGAGGTGCGGCTCTTACATCGCAAAACACTGCCAGCTCTTGACCTTCCAAAG GTGAGAAAGAACAAGTATGTTGAGATTGTTCCAATAAATGTCGGTTGCTTAGGTGCTTGCACTTATTGCAAGACAAAGCATGCACGAGGCCATTTAGGGAGCTACACTGTTGACAGCCTT GTAAGTCGTGTGAGAAGTGTAATTGCTGATGGAGTTAAGGAGATATGGTTGAGCAGTGAAGATACCGGAGCATATG GTCGGGACATTGGGGTTAACCTTCCAATTTTATTGAATGCTCTTGTTGCGGCACTTCCTCCTGATGGAAGCACAATGCTTCGAATTGGAATGACCAATCCTCCGTTTATTCTTGAGCACTTGAAAGAAATAGCTGAAGTTTTGCGTCACCCATGTGTATACACCTTTCTTCATGTACCGGTCCAATCTGGGAGTGATACTGTTTTGATA GCAATGAATCGGGAATACACTGTTAGTGACTTTAGGACGGTGGTAGATACCTTGACCGCACTTGTGCCAGGGATGCAGATTGCAACTGATATAATTTGTGGATTCCCTG GTGAAACGGATGAAGACTTTGCGCAAACTGTTAGCCTTATTAAGGAGTACAAGTTTTCCCAAGTTCACATTTCACAGTTCTATCCTAGGCCTG GGACACCGGCAGCAAGGATGAAAAAGGTGCCAAGTAATATGGTGAAGAAACGAAGTCGTGAATTGACATCTCTTTTTGAAGCTTTCACACCATATAATGGAATGGAAGGTACATTGGAAAGAATATGGATTACTGACTTTGCAGCTGATGGAATACACCTG GTTGGCCATACAAAGGGATATGTGCAGGTCCTTGTAATTGCTGCAGTAAGTATGCTGGGTGCTTCAGCTATTGTGAAGATAACATCTGTAGGAAGGTGGTCAGTTTTCGGAGAAGTGATTGAGACTCTCAACCAAGTAGACCACAAAGCAGCTTCTAATGAGAGAAAATCTGGTCAGGACAGATGTTCTCCATGCTCCAACCAAGATGATTCATGTGCAAGCTCAAATGATCCTCATTGTGGTACTTGTGGACCAGAAAGCTGTGGAGGAGAAATAGCTCTGGAAGCAAGCAAAGTTTCCAGGATTGACAAAATGGCGGAAGATCATAGCAGTAGAAATCTGATGGGGTGGTTACTAAAGAAGCGCATAAACCATGTGCACAAGGTAGAAAATGATATTGCATCAGAATCTATGAAAAAGCAACGCATTAAAGGAAGAATTGGTGATTATGGTATCACTGGCAGGGCTGTCTTTGGAGGAGTGCTTTTCAGCTTCGTGACGATTGTAGCAATTTTATTACGTCTTGGATTTAGGACATCTCCATCCCAATGA
- the LOC123228627 gene encoding FT-interacting protein 7, with protein sequence MAKLVVQVLDASDLKPKDGQGSANPFVEVEFEEQKQRTQTKPKDLNPSWNETLVFITNNLPDLPNKTIHVTVYHDPRGGHGHHHNFLGRVIISGVSIPFSESEANVQRYPLDKRGLFSHIKGELALKVYAVIDESAFAAPPNQGGGGTFESSEGTPLQEINPNKYFDEGIRREQSEKKKKEKEVRTFHSLGTAPAAPTPAPAPAPASSSSVFGSDVKEKPVETRMDFAKAAGPAASVMHMQMPKTNPEFLLVETSPPVAARLRYRGGDKTSSTYDLVEQMHYLYVNVVKAKDLPAMDVSGSLDPYVEVKLGNYRGVTKHLEKNQNPVWKQIFAFSKERLQSNLLEVTVKDKDIGKDDFVGKVLFDLSEVPLRVPPDSPLAPQWYRLVDKKGDKAKGEIMLAVWMGTQADESFPEAWHSDAHNISHTNLSNTRSKVYFSPKLYYLRVNVWEAQDLVASDKGRLPEAYVKIQVGNHVKVTRPLQTRNPIWREEFMYVVSEPFEDLIIVSVEDRVGPGKEEILGRAYIPVRDVSSRHDTTKLPDPRWLNLLKPALAEEGGEKKKEKFSSKILVGFCLEQGYHVLDESAHFSSDLQPSSKHLRKNNIGILELGILSARNLLPMKSKDGRTTDAYCVAKYGNKWVRTRTLLDTLTPRWNEQYTWEVYDPCTVITIGVFDNNHINGSKDDAIDQRIGKVRIRLSTLETDRIYTHYYPLLVLTPSGLKKHGELQLALRFTCTAWVNMVAQYGKPLLPKMHYVQPIPVRHTDLLRYQAQQIVAARLGRSEPPLRREIVEYMLDVDYHMWSLRRSKANFQRIMKVLSGVSAVCKWINDICAWRNPVTTILVHVLFLILVCYPELILPTIFLYLFVIGVWNFRFRPRHPPHMDARLSHADRVHPNDLDELDEEFDKFPSARPADIVRIRYDRLRSVAGRVQTVIGDLASQGERAQAILSWRDPRATAIFIIFSLIWAVFIYVTPFQLVAVLVGLYFLRHPRFRSRMPAVPVNFFKRLPSKSDMLL encoded by the coding sequence ATGGCTAAGCTGGTGGTACAAGTTCTTGATGCCAGCGACCTCAAGCCCAAAGATGGTCAAGGATCTGCAAATCCTTTTGTTGAAGTAGAGTTTGAAGAGCAGAAACAAAGAACTCAAACCAAGCCAAAAGACCTCAACCCTTCTTGGAATGAAACCCTTGTATTCATCACTAACAACCTCCCTGATCTTCCCAACAAAACAATTCATGTTACAGTGTATCATGACCCCAGAGGAGGCCATGGTCACCACCACAACTTTCTTGGGAGGGTTATAATTTCTGGCGTTTCTATCCCTTTTTCTGAATCTGAGGCCAATGTTCAGCGTTACCCTCTCGATAAACGTGGCCTTTTCTCTCATATTAAGGGAGAATTAGCTCTAAAAGTTTATGCAGTTATTGATGAATCTGCTTTCGCTGCACCACCAAATCAGGGTGGTGGTGGTACTTTTGAGAGTAGTGAAGGGACTCCACTTCAAGAAATAAACCCTAATAAGTATTTTGATGAGGGTATCAGACGTGAACAAtctgagaagaaaaagaaagaaaaagaagtgagaACTTTTCACTCTTTAGGGACTGCACCAGCCGCTCCAACTCCAGCTCCAGCTCCAGCTCCAGCATCATCTTCATCTGTGTTTGGTTCTGATGTGAAGGAAAAGCCCGTGGAGACAAGAATGGATTTTGCTAAAGCTGCAGGGCCTGCAGCAAGTGTAATGCATATGCAAATGCCAAAGACTAATCCAGAATTTCTTTTGGTGGAGACTAGCCCACCGGTTGCAGCTAGACTGAGATACAGAGGGGGCGACAAGACGTCGAGTACTTATGATTTGGTTGAGCAAATGCATTACTTGTATGTGAATGTGGTAAAGGCTAAAGATCTTCCTGCAATGGATGTTTCAGGGAGTCTTGATCCTTATGTGGAAGTAAAGCTTGGGAACTATAGAGGTGTTACCAAACACTTGGAGAAGAATCAGAACCCAGTATGGAAGCAAATTTTTGCTTTCTCAAAAGAAAGATTACAGTCAAATTTGTTGGAAGTGACTGTGAAAGATAAGGACATTGGGAAGGATGATTTTGTGGGAAAGGTTCTTTTTGATCTATCAGAAGTCCCTCTTCGAGTTCCACCGGATAGTCCATTGGCTCCTCAATGGTACAGATTGGTGGACAAGAAGGGAGATAAAGCTAAAGGTGAAATTATGCTTGCAGTTTGGATGGGAACACAAGCTGATGAGTCATTTCCTGAGGCATGGCACTCTGATGCACACAACATCAGCCACACAAATCTATCTAACACTAGATCAAAGGTTTACTTTTCTCCCAAGCTTTATTACCTTCGAGTTAATGTCTGGGAAGCACAGGATCTTGTGGCGTCTGACAAAGGGCGTCTTCCAGAAGCATATGTTAAAATTCAAGTTGGAAATCATGTCAAGGTAACAAGGCCTTTGCAAACACGAAATCCAATATGGAGAGAAGAGTTCATGTATGTGGTATCTGAGCCTTTTGAGGATCTGATTATTGTGTCTGTTGAGGACAGAGTTGGACCTGGAAAGGAAGAGATTTTAGGACGGGCATACATTCCAGTTAGAGATGTTTCATCAAGACATGATACCACTAAGTTGCCAGATCCTAGGTGGTTAAATCTCCTCAAACCTGCATTGGCAGAAGAGGGAggtgagaagaagaaagaaaaattctCAAGCAAGATTCTAGTTGGATTCTGCTTAGAACAAGGTTACCATGTTCTTGATGAATCCGCTCATTTCAGCAGTGATCTTCAGCCATCTTCAAAGCACCTGAGAAAGAATAATATTGGAATTCTTGAACTTGGAATTTTGAGTGCGAGAAATTTGCTGCCTATGAAAAGTAAAGATGGTAGAACTACCGATGCATATTGTGTGGCAAAGTATGGAAACAAATGGGTCCGAACTAGAACACTCCTTGACACTCTAACTCCTCGATGGAATGAGCAGTATACCTGGGAAGTTTATGATCCTTGCACAGTCATCACAATTGGTGTATTTGATAATAACCACATTAATGGAAGCAAAGATGATGCAATAGATCAGAGAATTGGAAAGGTGAGAATTCGTTTATCGACTTTAGAAACTGATCGTATATACACACATTACTATCCTCTGCTGGTATTAACACCCTCTGGTTTGAAGAAACATGGGGAACTTCAATTGGCATTAAGGTTTACATGTACTGCTTGGGTAAACATGGTGGCACAATATGGAAAACCATTGCTTCCCAAAATGCATTATGTGCAGCCCATACCAGTTAGACATACTGATTTGCTTCGATATCAGGCCCAGCAGATAGTTGCAGCAAGGCTTGGAAGGTCAGAGCCACCACTCAGGCGTGAAATAGTTGAGTACATGCTGGATGTAGATTACCATATGTGGAGTTTGAGGAGAAGCAAAGCCAATTTCCAAAGAATAATGAAAGTTCTTTCAGGGGTTTCTGCTGTTTGTAAATGGATAAATGACATTTGCGCCTGGAGAAACCCAGTTACCACAATACTTGTGCACGTATTATTCTTGATACTGGTGTGCTATCCAGAACTGATCCTGCCCACAATTTTCCTCTACCTCTTTGTTATTGGAGTCTGGAACTTCCGTTTTAGGCCAAGGCACCCACCACACATGGATGCTCGTCTTTCACATGCTGACCGTGTACATCCAAATGACCTTGATGAGCTTGATGAGGAATTTGATAAATTCCCATCAGCAAGACCTGCAGACATTGTAAGAATCAGATATGACAGGCTTCGCAGTGTGGCAGGTCGAGTGCAGACAGTGATTGGAGATTTGGCGTCACAAGGGGAAAGGGCTCAAGCTATACTCAGCTGGCGTGATCCAAGAGCTACTGCTATCTTTATCATCTTCTCATTGATCTGGGCAGTGTTTATTTATGTTACTCCATTCCAATTAGTGGCAGTTCTAGTTGGACTCTACTTTCTGCGGCATCCCCGTTTCAGGAGCAGGATGCCTGCCGTACCTGTCAATTTCTTCAAAAGATTACCATCCAAATCAGATATGCTATTATGA